Proteins encoded by one window of Muntiacus reevesi chromosome 6, mMunRee1.1, whole genome shotgun sequence:
- the LOC136171197 gene encoding olfactory receptor 9A4-like, which translates to MMSNHSSATEFCLLGFSGSHELHYVLFAVFFLFYSVTIISNMVIIVIVSVDKRLQSPMYFFLGHLSALEIMITSLIVPVMLWGLLLPGMQTISLAACVAQLFLYLALGTTEFALVGAMAVDRYVAVCNPLRYNTIMNSQTCISVVIGSWVFGFLSEIWPVYATFQFTFCKSNILDHFFCERGQLLKLSCDNTLFTEFILFLMAVFIIIGSLAPTIVSYTYIISTILKIPTASGRRKAFSTCASHFTFVVIGYSSCLFLYVKPKQTQAAEYNKIVSLLISVLTPFLNPFIFTLRNDKVQEALRDGVKHSCQLLKD; encoded by the coding sequence ATGATGAGCAATCACTCAAGTGCCACTGAATTCTGCCTTTTAGGGTTCTCAGGGTCCCACGAACTACACTACGTTCTTTTTGCTGTATTCTTTCTCTTCTACTCAGTGACAATAATCAGCAACATGGTCATCATTGTGATTGTCTCTGTCGATAAACGTCTGCAGtcccccatgtatttcttccttggtCATCTCTCTGCCTTGGAGATCATGATCACGTCCCTTATCGTCCCCGTGATGCTCTGGGGGTTGCTGCTCCCTGGGATGCAGACAATATCTCTGGCTGCATGTGTCGCCCAGCTCTTCCTGTACCTTGCTCTGGGGACCACAGAGTTTGCATTGGTGGGAGCAATGGCTGTGGACCGGTACGTGGCTGTCTGTAACCCTCTGAGGTACAATACCATTATGAACAGCCAAACTTGCATCTCAGTGGTGATTGGGTCATGGGTGTTTGGGTTCCTTTCTGAAATCTGGCCAGTCTATGCCACATTTCAGTTTACCTTCTGCAAATCAAACATCTTAGACCATTTTTTCTGTGAACGAGGTCAGCTGCTCAAACTGTCCTGTGATAACACTCTTTTCACAgagtttattctgtttttaatggctgttttcattatcattggTTCTCTGGCCCCAACAATTGTCTCCTACACCTACATCATCTCCACCATCCTCAAGATCCCCACCGCCTCTGGCCGCAGGAAAGCCTTCTCTACATGTGCCTCCCACTTCACCTTTGTTGTCATCGGCTACAGCAGCTGCTTGTTCCTCTATGTGAAACCCAAGCAAACTCAGGCAGCTGAGTACAATAAGATAGTCTCCCTGCTGATTTCTGTGTTAACCCCTTTTCTGAACCCTTTCATCTTCACTCTCCGGAATGACAAAGTCCAAGAGGCC
- the LOC136171195 gene encoding olfactory receptor 9A4-like, with amino-acid sequence MMSNHSSATEFCLLGFPGSQELHHILFAVFFLFYSVTIMGNTVIIVIICVDKHLHSPMYFFLGHLSAVEMLITSIVVPVMLWGLLLHGMQTISLAACVAQLFMYLALGTTEFALLGVMAVDRYVAVCNPLRYNTIMNSCTCISVVIGSWVFGFLSEIWPVYATFQFTFCKSNVLDHFFCDRGQLLKLSCDDTVFTEFVLFLMAVFIIIGSLVPTIVSYTYIISTILKIPTASGRRKAFSTCASHFTFVVIGYGSCLFLYVKPKQTQAAEYNKIVSLLIFVLTPLLNPFIFTLRNDKVQQALRDGVKNCCQLLKD; translated from the coding sequence ATGATGAGCAATCACTCAAGTGCCACTGAATTCTGCCTTTTAGGGTTCCCTGGGTCCCAGGAACTACATCACATTCTTTTTGCTGTATTCTTTCTCTTCTACTCAGTGACAATAATGGGGAACACCgtcatcattgtgattatctgtgttgATAAACATCTACAttcccccatgtatttcttccttggtCATCTCTCTGCGGTGGAAATGCTGATAACATCTATCGTCGTCCCCGTGATGCTCTGGGGGTTGCTGCTCCATGGGATGCAGACAATATCTCTGGCTGCGTGTGTGGCCCAGCTCTTCATGTACCTTGCTCTGGGGACCACAGAGTTTGCACTGTTGGGAGTGATGGCTGTGGACCGGTACGTGGCTGTCTGTAACCCTCTGAGGTACAATACCATTATGAACAGCTGCACCTGCATCTCAGTGGTGATTGGGTCATGGGTGTTTGGGTTCCTTTCTGAAATCTGGCCAGTCTATGCCACATTTCAGTTTACCTTCTGCAAATCAAATGTCTTAGACCACTTTTTCTGTGACCGAGGTCAGTTGCTCAAACTATCGTGTGATGACACTGTTTTCACAgagtttgttctgtttttaatggctgttttcattatcattggTTCACTGGTTCCAACAATTGTCTCCTACACCTACATCATCTCCACCATCCTCAAGATCCCCACTGCCTCTGGCCGCAGGAAAGCCTTCTCTACATGTGCCTCCCACTTCACCTTTGTCGTCATTGGCTACGGCAGCTGCTTGTTCCTCTATGTGAAACCCAAGCAAACTCAGGCAGCTGAGTACAATAAGATAGTCTCCCTGCTGATTTTTGTGTTAACCCCTTTGCTGAACCCTTTCATCTTCACTCTCCGGAATGATAAAGTCCAACAGGCCCTTCGAGATGGAGTGAAAAACTGCTGTCAACTCCTCAAGGATTAA